In the genome of Granulibacter bethesdensis CGDNIH1, one region contains:
- a CDS encoding DUF6088 family protein yields the protein MERLTEQILSYAKGLPEGAPVAAKSLLHLGNRAAVDQSLSRMAERGQLIRAGRGVYLLPVTSRFGTRAPSVEQAVEALASQRGETIVSSGAAAANTLGLTTQVPVRSVYLTSGRTRKMTFGKQVVELRHAPRWQLAMAHKPAGEAVRALAWLGPENAESALQTLKRKLPPSVFSELVAIAPQFPTWLARSVGKAAYG from the coding sequence ATGGAACGCTTGACCGAACAGATTCTTTCGTATGCGAAGGGGCTGCCCGAAGGCGCCCCAGTCGCCGCTAAAAGCCTGCTCCATCTCGGTAATCGCGCCGCGGTGGACCAGTCTCTGTCGCGGATGGCCGAGAGGGGGCAATTGATCCGGGCAGGTCGAGGCGTTTATCTCCTCCCGGTCACAAGCAGGTTTGGCACGCGGGCTCCCTCTGTGGAGCAGGCCGTCGAGGCACTCGCCAGCCAGCGGGGAGAGACCATCGTTTCGAGCGGCGCCGCTGCCGCCAATACGCTTGGACTGACAACTCAGGTGCCGGTCCGGTCAGTTTATTTGACCTCGGGCCGAACCCGGAAGATGACATTCGGTAAGCAAGTGGTCGAGCTTCGCCACGCGCCGCGCTGGCAGCTCGCCATGGCGCATAAGCCAGCTGGCGAGGCGGTGCGGGCGCTGGCTTGGCTTGGGCCGGAGAACGCAGAATCTGCTCTGCAAACGTTGAAGCGGAAACTTCCGCCGAGCGTTTTTAGCGAGCTGGTCGCGATCGCGCCGCAGTTTCCAACCTGGCTGGCGCGCAGCGTGGGCAAGGCCGCCTATGGCTGA